The Musa acuminata AAA Group cultivar baxijiao chromosome BXJ3-6, Cavendish_Baxijiao_AAA, whole genome shotgun sequence region CTAACTAGTTATGTTTAATGCTGCTATTTTATTTGCTATCTCGTGCACATTCTGATCCGCTTACAGCTTTGTATTTAGTTTACCGAATCCTATTAATTATCCGGTCGGTCATCGTCTCAGATTTTTGTGGTGTTGTTTTTTTTGGGATTCGGTTAGATATTGAGTTGATGAAGGAGAGGTTTTCCAAACTGTTGCTGGGAGAAGACATGTCAGGCTGCGGGAAGGGAGTATGCACTGCACTGGCAATCTCCAATGCCATCACCAATCTGTGTGGTAAGCGTGCTGTGGTTTCTGGCCTCTTCGCTTCTTCTTGGTAGAGAACTTCACCTGATGCAACTTGTTCTTCTACAGCCACGGTGTTTGGGCAACTCTGGAGGTTGGAACCTCTGCCTCCCGAAAAGAAATCCATGTGGCGAAGGGAGATGGAGTGGCTTCTTTGTGTTAGTGATCACATCGTGGATCTGATGCCCTCTTGGCAAACATTTCCTGACGGGAGCAAGCTCGAGGTACATGCTGTTCTTGCTCCACTCTTTTGGCTATAACCAGAACGAACCTTGAATGCATCTGTCAGAAAGAATCCAGACACTCTGTTCCGAAACCATCGTCTATAATCTCAACAGCCTAGCTTATAGTAAATACACTGGCATTGGACTTGATGGCATGATGATTTAACTTTTGTGAGTGCTTACACTGTTAGCCCTCTGAATTCAGGTCATGACTTGCAGACCAAGATCAGATTTGTACATCAATCTGCCAGCACTGCGAAAATTAGACAACATGCTTCTCGTGAGAATCCTTACATGTATAAATGATATCAGACTTCAAGAGGGTGCTCTCACTGATTTTTTGCTTTCTGCAGGAAATACTAGATAGTTTCAATGATCCCGAGTTTTGGTATGTTGATCAAGGTATAGTGGCACCGGATTCTGATGGCTCGGCCTCTTTCAGAAGAACACTTTGCCGGCAAGAAGAGAAGTGGTGGCTACCCGTACCTCATGTTCCACTCGATGGTCTTCATGAAAACACAAGAAAGCAGTTGCAGCACAAAAGAGAATGTGCAAATCAGATTCTGAAGGCTTCAATTGCTATTAACACTGATACTTTGGCAGAAATGGAGGTTCCCGAAACTTACCTTAGTTCGCTTCCCAAGGTGTGCTCTCCTCCTCCGCTATCGAGTATAGTTCTCCATCCATTGGCTTCTCCTCGTGTTAGATCCTGAATTGATGGCATGGCTCTGATTCACAGAATGCAAGAGCGAGCTTGGGTGATTTGATGCATCGTTATGTTACTTCGGATCAGTTTTCGCCTGACTGTCTTCTCGATTGTCTTGATTTGTCCTCCGAACACCAAGCTCTAGAAATCGCAAACCGTGTCGAGGCATCAACGTACATTTGGCGTCGAAGAAGGGTGGCCAGACCTGTAAGCAACAGGAATGGCATCGCCACCACCAAATCATCCTGGAGCGCCGCCGTCAAGGACATGGTTGTGGACGCAGGAAAAAGAGAATTATTTGCTGACAGAGCTGAGACTATCTTGCTCTGCCTGAAGCAGAGGTTTCCTGGTCTGACACAAACCGCACTGGATGTGTGCAAAATCCAGTTTAACAAGGTTTGTGTGCCTTGCAATTACTCTCCCCCTTTCAATTCCGACCTCAGAAGCATTGATATTTCATGTGGTTGAATCTTTAGGACCTCGGGAAATCCATTCTTGAAAGCTATTCCAGAGTTTTGGAGAGCCTTGCATTCAACATTGTTGCTCGCATCGATGAACTGCTGTACGTAGACGACTTCAGCAAGAATTCAGACCACCTGTTGGATTCCAGAACCGGTGTCATCGCCCACCAGAAAGCATCATTTCCATGCTCGGCGCCTACTTCAGACACTGCATTTGCGAGTGCTCATTCCGCACCAGGTTTCTCGCCTGCACCGTTAATTAGTTCTACGAGGGAAGAGAGCCCTGTCTTCGTCGACGGTAAGTCTCATAACCATGGATTTGGTGTGAAGAAAATATTGACGAATTATCTCCGTGTAGAGGTGAAGGGAAAAGGCTCTGTCAATGTTGGTTCGGACAGCAGAGTCGATTTCATGCATGAACACTGAAGCCTAAGAAGCATCTCGAGAACAGAACTCAAGAGAGCAGAGAGGGGCTCGATACCATGAATCCAGAGTCATCACGAGTACTCTGGTTCTATATAGATTGTAACTTTCTTGGCGTGGTGGCTGGTGATTAATATGTTACGGTAGACATTGCAGAGTTCGCTGGCAAACGGTTTGCATGCGTGTAGAAGTATTCTATCGGGCAACTTAAGCTTGCAATTTTCTTGGTGTTTGGT contains the following coding sequences:
- the LOC135641229 gene encoding rop guanine nucleotide exchange factor 7-like isoform X1, encoding MEDSVEKCGDREQPLDYVGRERKIMLSYSTEDERCVSSSSFETSPGEDARGASGSEESLPPSVPSSWPTRKSSDSDADADDERTDSNDAKADKLRDIELMKERFSKLLLGEDMSGCGKGVCTALAISNAITNLCATVFGQLWRLEPLPPEKKSMWRREMEWLLCVSDHIVDLMPSWQTFPDGSKLEVMTCRPRSDLYINLPALRKLDNMLLEILDSFNDPEFWYVDQGIVAPDSDGSASFRRTLCRQEEKWWLPVPHVPLDGLHENTRKQLQHKRECANQILKASIAINTDTLAEMEVPETYLSSLPKNARASLGDLMHRYVTSDQFSPDCLLDCLDLSSEHQALEIANRVEASTYIWRRRRVARPVSNRNGIATTKSSWSAAVKDMVVDAGKRELFADRAETILLCLKQRFPGLTQTALDVCKIQFNKDLGKSILESYSRVLESLAFNIVARIDELLYVDDFSKNSDHLLDSRTGVIAHQKASFPCSAPTSDTAFASAHSAPGFSPAPLISSTREESPVFVDGKSHNHGFGVKKILTNYLRVEVKGKGSVNVGSDSRVDFMHEH
- the LOC135641229 gene encoding rop guanine nucleotide exchange factor 7-like isoform X2, with translation MEDSVEKCGDREQPLDYVGRERKIMLSYSTEDERCVSSSSFETSPGEDARGASGSEESLPPSVPSSWPTRKSSDSDADADDERTDSNDAKADKLRDIELMKERFSKLLLGEDMSGCGKGVCTALAISNAITNLCATVFGQLWRLEPLPPEKKSMWRREMEWLLCVSDHIVDLMPSWQTFPDGSKLEVMTCRPRSDLYINLPALRKLDNMLLEILDSFNDPEFWYVDQGIVAPDSDGSASFRRTLCRQEEKWWLPVPHVPLDGLHENTRKQLQHKRECANQILKASIAINTDTLAEMEVPETYLSSLPKNARASLGDLMHRYVTSDQFSPDCLLDCLDLSSEHQALEIANRVEASTYIWRRRRVARPVSNRNGIATTKSSWSAAVKDMVVDAGKRELFADRAETILLCLKQRFPGLTQTALDVCKIQFNKDLGKSILESYSRVLESLAFNIVARIDELLYVDDFSKNSDHLLDSRTGVIAHQKASFPCSAPTSDTAFASAHSAPGFSPAPLISSTREESPVFVDEVKGKGSVNVGSDSRVDFMHEH
- the LOC135641229 gene encoding rop guanine nucleotide exchange factor 7-like isoform X3, which gives rise to MEDSVEKCGDREQPLDYVGRERKIMLSYSTEDERCVSSSSFETSPGEDARGASGSEESLPPSVPSSWPTRKSSDSDADADDERTDSNDAKADKLRDIELMKERFSKLLLGEDMSGCGKGVCTALAISNAITNLCATVFGQLWRLEPLPPEKKSMWRREMEWLLCVSDHIVDLMPSWQTFPDGSKLEEILDSFNDPEFWYVDQGIVAPDSDGSASFRRTLCRQEEKWWLPVPHVPLDGLHENTRKQLQHKRECANQILKASIAINTDTLAEMEVPETYLSSLPKNARASLGDLMHRYVTSDQFSPDCLLDCLDLSSEHQALEIANRVEASTYIWRRRRVARPVSNRNGIATTKSSWSAAVKDMVVDAGKRELFADRAETILLCLKQRFPGLTQTALDVCKIQFNKDLGKSILESYSRVLESLAFNIVARIDELLYVDDFSKNSDHLLDSRTGVIAHQKASFPCSAPTSDTAFASAHSAPGFSPAPLISSTREESPVFVDGKSHNHGFGVKKILTNYLRVEVKGKGSVNVGSDSRVDFMHEH